The sequence GGGCTTCCGCTCCCGGGCACGCCAGATGCTGGCCGACGCCGGACTGCTTCTTAATGATAAGGCATCCCAATGGTGTGACCAGCGCCTTCACTACCACTGCATCGGCCAGGGGAGCCGGACAGATTACGGGAAACTGGCCGGAAAGCTCGATGCCCTGGAAAGAGAATGCGGACTGCCGGGAAATCGGGTGCTCTACCTGGCTCTCCCCTCTGACATCGTGCCGAACGCAGTGGCCGGTCTCGGAGAGGCGGGACTGAACCAGAGCTCAGGCTGGACCAGGCTCGTCCTGGAGAAACCATTCGGATGGGACCTGGCCTCCGCACAGGAACTCAATGGTGAAGTGCACCGCTACTTTGATGAATCGCAGATCTACCGCACCGACCACTTTCTGGGCAAGGAGACGGTACAGAACCTGCTGGTATTCCGTTTTGCCAATACCTTCTTTGAGCATCTGTGGAACCGCGACCACATTGAGAGCATCCAGATAACGGTGGCGGAAAGCCTGGGAATCGAAAAACGGGCCGCTTACTATGAACGCGCCGGTGCCCTGCGCGATATGGTCCAGAACCACCTGACCCAGCTCCTGGCACTCGTGGCCATGGAGGCGCCGTCGGCTTTCGAGGCCGGCGCCATACGCAACGAAAAAATCAAGGTGCTTCATCGGATTGCCCCCATCAACCCGGCAGATGTGGTCCTGGGGCAGTATGTCGGCGGGAAAATCGACGGACAGGGTATGGTCGGTTACCGGGAGGAACCGGGTGTTTCTCCGAACTCCAGCACGGAAACCTTTGCGGCACTGAAAATTGACATTCCC is a genomic window of Chloroflexota bacterium containing:
- the zwf gene encoding glucose-6-phosphate dehydrogenase produces the protein MEPHLFLIFGALGDLARRKLLPALFHLSTKGELGDGYFIVGIDVDENLDDKGFRSRARQMLADAGLLLNDKASQWCDQRLHYHCIGQGSRTDYGKLAGKLDALERECGLPGNRVLYLALPSDIVPNAVAGLGEAGLNQSSGWTRLVLEKPFGWDLASAQELNGEVHRYFDESQIYRTDHFLGKETVQNLLVFRFANTFFEHLWNRDHIESIQITVAESLGIEKRAAYYERAGALRDMVQNHLTQLLALVAMEAPSAFEAGAIRNEKIKVLHRIAPINPADVVLGQYVGGKIDGQGMVGYREEPGVSPNSSTETFAALKIDIPNRRWKGVPFYLRTGKRMALRCTQIVVTFHCAPASIFHPFEETCGVRPNVLVITLQPDEGFDLYFQVKNPGQPFTMTTQPLHFRYAGAFGALPDAYKTIILDVILGDQTLFVCDNEVETAWRLYDGLLKGNIPVHPYPAGSWGPAEMNRLFDGWMNRGA